Within Sphingobium sp. KCTC 72723, the genomic segment GCCCGCAATACGCGCAGGTCGCGTGGCGGCGTCGCTTCGTCCTCGCCATCGGCACCGCCCGGCTGATCGGCTGGCGTCAGCATGACGGCGCTGCCCTGTCGCGTGCGCCGGTACGGACCCGTGCCGCCTTCGCGGGTCAGCACCGCCATTTGCGGCTGCGCCAGCATCTGGAGCAGATAGGGGCGGGCGGCGGCCAGTTTGATTTCGATCACTTCGCCCGTCATCGGCACCACCGTCTGCACTGCATCGAGCGGCCCGTCGGGGTCCAGCCGACGCAACGCCGCGATCCGCGCCGTCAGCATCCGGGCGACATCGGTCGCCGTGACGCGCGTGCCATTGCCCCAGAATGCACGGCGGATGCGGAAGATATAGCTGCGCCCGTCATCCTCGACGATCCAGCGCTGGGCCAGGGCAGGCAATATGTCGCCACTGGCGTCGAACGCGACCAGCCCCTGCGCGGTGGCTTCCAATATCAGCTTCGCCCCCGGATCGGGCAGGTTCTGCAACGGTCGCGCCAGATCGTCGGCATCGCCGACCACGCTGACCGCCACTGGCCCGCTCGCTTCGCCCGAACAGCCCGAAAGTGCCGCGCAACAGGCCATCATCGCCGCAAGGGCAAGGCGATGGAAGCGCCGGGAAGAAGGATGGGAAGCAGCTATCACGGGACCGTCACCCTAGCCTGCCATGCTGCCACCGCCAACCATGATGGCATCATCATCCGCAATAGGAAAAACGTCATAAAAATGACTTATATACTACGCCATATTGTAACTTGATGGTCATATTGGCGACCCGGAAACACCGGGGACATATATGACACCGCAATCTCGACTCGCCGCCGGCACTGCGCTGGCCCTGTTGCTGGCGCCGCTTCCGGTCGCTGCGCAGGCCATGGACGCGGCGGAGGCAGAGGCTTTGCGCGCGCAGGTCGCGGCTCTGAAGGCGCAGGTAGACCGGCTGGAAGCACGGTTGAACAACACGCCACCCACTGTCTCTGTCGCTGTCGCCAAAACGGAACAAGCCGCTGAAACGACAGCGGTTTCCCCGGCCAAAGTCGCGCAGGCAAAACCGGCGGGCGACACCGCAATCAACTGGAAGGGCGGACCTGTATTCACCAGGGGCGCGGCCAGTTTCCACGTCAAGGGTCGCATCCAATATGATGCTGGCCTGCTCATGACCCCGGCCAGCGTGAACGACCGGGCCAAGGGCTATGGCAATGAATTGCGCCGCCTGCGGCTGGGCGGGGAAGGGCAGTTGGGCGGCGGATTCGGCTACAAGCTGGAACTGGAGCTGTCGGACAATGTCTCCGATCTGGTCGACACGTTCATCACCTATGAAAAGGGCAAGTGGCTCGTCACGCTGGGCAATCACAATGCCTTCCAGTCGCTCGACGAACTGATCGGCGACACTGGCGGTTCGGTGATGGAACGCGCCGCCTTTACCGACGCTTTCGGGTTTGAACGGCGTCTGGGCCTGTCCGCCCAATATCGTTCCGGCATCCTGCTGGCGCAGGCGGGCATCTTCTCCGACAGCGCCGATTCGCTGACCAATGCGTCGGACGGTGCCAATGGTGGCGACGAAAATAACAGCTATGGCGTCGATGGCCGCATCGTGCTGGCCCCCAAATTCGGCGCGACCCAGCTTCATTTCGGCGCATCGGCCCATTGGCGTGACTTTCAGCGCCTGTCCGAAACGCCCCAGCGCTACCGCCAGCGCGCCTATCTCCACACCGGCAACAGCCGCTTTCTGGCGACGCCCAACATCCCGGCGGATGGCGAAAGCCATTATGGCGTCGAACTGGCTGGCACTCGCGGTCCGCTCTGGTGGGCGGGGGAAGGGCATTGGCTGCGCGTGTCGCGTCCCGGCCTGTCGGACCCCACTTTCTTCGGCGGCTATGGCGAAGTGGGCTATGTGTTCACCGGCGAAACGCGCGGATACAAGAACGGCATATTAGGCACCGTCAAACCCGCCCGCCCAATGGGCAGCGGCGGCTGGGGCGCGTTGCAGGCGACGGTGCGCTACGACTATCTGAACATGAACGACAAGGGCATCGTCGGCGGCACCCAGAACGCCGTCATTGCTGCGCTGGTGTGGACGCCGATCGAAAATCTGCGCTTCAACATCAATTACGGCCATCTCGACTATACCAACGCGGCGATCCTGGCCGGTACGAAGCGGGACTATGGCGTCGATGTCGTGGGCTGGCGCGCGGAACTGGATTTCTGACGGTTCACTCCGAAACCATCCCCGGATCGCGCGCCACCGCCATTGGCAGGTGCAGGATGAAGCACGCCCCGCTCAGATCATCCTGGCGGTCGGCGATGCTGATCCGGCCCTGATGCCCGTCGATGATCGAACGGGCGATGGCGAGGCCAAGGCCCGAATGCTTACCGAAACTCTCGCCCTCCGGCCGCACGCTGTGGAACCGGCGGAACACATGTTCGCGCTCTGATTCGGGGACGCCTGGCCCTTCATCCTCGACGCTGACCAGCACCTGATCGTCCGCCACCGTCGCCACGATCCGCACCAGCCCGCCTTCGGGGGAGAAGGATATGGCATTGTCGATAAGGTTGTCGAGGACGCGGATCAGCCGCCCTTCCTCGCCCAGCACCACCGCCACATCCTTGCGCGGGCGGGCAAAGGCCAGACGCACGCCACGCGGCACCCCGCGCGCTTCCCGTGCGATCACCATCTTTTCGATCAGCAGGCCAAGGTCGATCGGCTCGAACCGGGTGCGGGAAAGCTCCGCGTCTACGCGCGACGCTTCGGCAATATCAGTGACCAGCCGGTCGAGTCTGCGCACATCATCCTGCGCGATCGCCATCAACTGCGCGCGCAGGTCCGGCCGATCCACCCGGTCCAGCGCCTCTATGGCCGACCGCAGCGATGCGATCGGGTTCTTCAATTCATGGCTGACATCGGCGGCGAACGCATCGGTCGCGTCGATCCGCTGGCGCAGGGCATGGCTCATGTCCGATAGCGCGCGCGCCAGCATACCGATTTCGTCGCGCCGTTCGGGCAGGCGCGGCACCGTCACTTCGCGCGCGCGGCCCAGCCGCACCCGCACGGCGGCGCGCGCCAGTCGCTGGAGCGGCTGGACGATGGTCCGCGCCAGAAACAGCGATAGCAGCACCGACGCCAGCGCCGCCACGCCCAGCACCATGCCCAGGCGCAGCCGCTCCGCCCTGACCGTGCGTGTGATGTCGCGAGCATTTTCGGTCGCGAACAGGCTGGTGCCGTCGCGCATCATGACGGCGGCGGATATGACGATCGTGCGGTCGGGGGCATATCGGTTCACGGCCTGCGGTCGCCCGGTCTTGCGCGCCATCAGCAGTTCGGGCCACGCTTCGGCGCGATCGACCGTCGGTTCTGTGAAATTGGGCGGCCGGTCGGCGGACACGACCCGGTCCATCGCCTTGTCCAGAAAGCGCGCGACATGGCGCTGCCACCCTTCTTCCGAAGGCAGGCGCAGGCGATAGCGCGGCGCGTTCATCGCAAAACTGTCGGACAGGCGATGGCCATCGGGTGCATAGCGCCGCACCCGGTCGCCGGTCTGGCGCGCATAGGCCGCGATCAGCGCGCCCTGCCGGTCGGTCCGCGCATTATCCAGGCCGATCGCCAGCAGTTTCAGCTCGCGCGCCGACTGTTCCAGCCGCGCGTCGATGATGCGCGTGCGATAGCTGTCGAGGTAGAAGAACCCCCCCGCCAGCAGCGCCAGCGCAAAGACGTTCACCGCCAGGATGCGCGGCGTCAGGCTGATCCGGTTGGACCAGCGCAGCCGGGCGCCCGGCGCATCATTCCTCGGAGAATCGGTATCCGGCGCCATAGAGTGTGTCGATCGCGTTAAAATCGGAATCTACCTCGCGGAATTTGCGGCGCAGCCGCTTGATATGACTGTCGATCGTCCGGTCGTCGACATAGACATCATCCTGATAGGCGGTGTCCATCAACTGGTTGCGGTTCTTCACCACGCCGGGCCGCTGGGCCAGCGCCTCCAGGATCAGGAATTCGGTGACGGTCAGCGTCACATCCTCCCCCTTCCATTTTACCCGATGGCGCGCCGGATCCATTTCCAGCCGCCCCCGCACGATCGGGTCGGCAACCGGCTCGTCCGGCGCATCGGGCATCCGGCTGACTTCGGCCCGGCGCAGGATGGCGCGGATGCGGGCGATCAGCAGCCGTTGCGAGAAGGGCTTGGAAATATAATCGTCCGCCCCCATCGCCAGCCCCAGCGCCTCGTCCAGTTCATCGGCCTTGGACGTCAGGAAAATGACCGGCATCGCGCTCTTTTCCCGCAACCGGCGCAACAGTTCCAGTCCGTCCATGCGCGGCATCTTGATGTCGAACACGGCCAGGTCGGCGGGATTGTCCAGCAACGCCTTGAGCGCGCCTTCGGGGTCGGAATAGACCCGCGTCATAAAGCCTTCGGTCTGGAGGGCGATCGACACGGACGTCAGGATATTCTTGTCGTCATCCACCAAGGCGATGGTTGCGGTCATGCGGTGTCCCAGATGATCGTGAAAGCGTGGACCAGAGCGTTAGACGATGCCGTGGGCCGCCGCAAGGAAAGGGCAATGGTGGCGATCCACATGATCGTGCCGCCACCTGTCGGAATTCGGCACATATGCCAGATGACGGGGATTTGACGGTCCAATCGCAAAGCCTTATGCGATGTCCGTCAGCAACAAGGGACATCGCGCAACAGACAGCGGTGCCGGAGGAGCGGAACGCGCGCGACCATGGAAATGGCAGCGACGCGACAACATCATATCAGGAGCAAAGGCGTGCAGGCCAAATCCTCAATCACCCTGGCCGATCAGGGCATTTCCACCCATGCCACCCAGTTCTGGAATATGGGCACCGCGCAGCTTGTCGAAGCGGCGGTCCGCAATGGCGAGGGCATATTGTCCAAGGACGGCCCGTTGGTCGTCAAGACCGGCAAGCACACCGGCCGCAGCGCCAAGGACAAGTTCATCGTCCGCGATGCCGAAACCGAATCGACCGTCTGGTGGGGTTCCACCAACGTTGCGATGACGCCCGAACATTTCGCCGCGCTCAAGGCGGACTTTTTCAAGGCGCTGGGCGAAAAGGACACGCTCTATGTCGCCGACCTGTTCGGCGGGTCGCAGCCTGAACATCGCGTCAATGTGCGCGTCATCAACGAACGCGCTTGGCATAATCTGTTCATCCGCACGCTGCTGGTGCGTCCGGGCGCGGAAGAACAGGCCAGCTTTGCGCCGGAATATACCATCATCGACCTGCCCACGTTCAAGGCGGACCCGGCGCGTCATGGCTGCCGCAGCGAAACCGTGGTCGCGGTCAACTTCACCGAAAAGCTGATCCTGATCGGCGGCACCGCTTATGCCGGCGAAATGAAGAAGTCGGTATTCGGCATCCTCAACTATCTGTTGCCGATGAAGGGCGTGATGCCGATGCATTGTTCGGCCAATATCGGCGCGAATGGCGACACAGCCGTCTTC encodes:
- a CDS encoding OprO/OprP family phosphate-selective porin, with product MTPQSRLAAGTALALLLAPLPVAAQAMDAAEAEALRAQVAALKAQVDRLEARLNNTPPTVSVAVAKTEQAAETTAVSPAKVAQAKPAGDTAINWKGGPVFTRGAASFHVKGRIQYDAGLLMTPASVNDRAKGYGNELRRLRLGGEGQLGGGFGYKLELELSDNVSDLVDTFITYEKGKWLVTLGNHNAFQSLDELIGDTGGSVMERAAFTDAFGFERRLGLSAQYRSGILLAQAGIFSDSADSLTNASDGANGGDENNSYGVDGRIVLAPKFGATQLHFGASAHWRDFQRLSETPQRYRQRAYLHTGNSRFLATPNIPADGESHYGVELAGTRGPLWWAGEGHWLRVSRPGLSDPTFFGGYGEVGYVFTGETRGYKNGILGTVKPARPMGSGGWGALQATVRYDYLNMNDKGIVGGTQNAVIAALVWTPIENLRFNINYGHLDYTNAAILAGTKRDYGVDVVGWRAELDF
- a CDS encoding ATP-binding protein, producing MAPDTDSPRNDAPGARLRWSNRISLTPRILAVNVFALALLAGGFFYLDSYRTRIIDARLEQSARELKLLAIGLDNARTDRQGALIAAYARQTGDRVRRYAPDGHRLSDSFAMNAPRYRLRLPSEEGWQRHVARFLDKAMDRVVSADRPPNFTEPTVDRAEAWPELLMARKTGRPQAVNRYAPDRTIVISAAVMMRDGTSLFATENARDITRTVRAERLRLGMVLGVAALASVLLSLFLARTIVQPLQRLARAAVRVRLGRAREVTVPRLPERRDEIGMLARALSDMSHALRQRIDATDAFAADVSHELKNPIASLRSAIEALDRVDRPDLRAQLMAIAQDDVRRLDRLVTDIAEASRVDAELSRTRFEPIDLGLLIEKMVIAREARGVPRGVRLAFARPRKDVAVVLGEEGRLIRVLDNLIDNAISFSPEGGLVRIVATVADDQVLVSVEDEGPGVPESEREHVFRRFHSVRPEGESFGKHSGLGLAIARSIIDGHQGRISIADRQDDLSGACFILHLPMAVARDPGMVSE
- a CDS encoding response regulator transcription factor, whose translation is MTATIALVDDDKNILTSVSIALQTEGFMTRVYSDPEGALKALLDNPADLAVFDIKMPRMDGLELLRRLREKSAMPVIFLTSKADELDEALGLAMGADDYISKPFSQRLLIARIRAILRRAEVSRMPDAPDEPVADPIVRGRLEMDPARHRVKWKGEDVTLTVTEFLILEALAQRPGVVKNRNQLMDTAYQDDVYVDDRTIDSHIKRLRRKFREVDSDFNAIDTLYGAGYRFSEE